One segment of Synechococcus sp. A15-24 DNA contains the following:
- a CDS encoding GTP-binding protein — protein sequence MKEKRKVPVTILTGYLGAGKTTLLNKILREEHGKKIAVIENEYGEVGIDQGLVINADEEVFEMSNGCICCTVRGDLIRVLGNLMKRRDKFDYVLVETTGLADPGPVAQTFFMDDEVRDEFTLDGIVTLVDSAHINQQLEHSTESAEQVAFADVLILNKTDLVSKNEVNVLESRLRDMNKMARILRAKEAGVDVEDVLNLGAFDLQQTLDRRPTFLEPEYPFEWTGVYELKKGNYRLYFDDGPDPTMLITAIKCDSSNGKDLDEYAEDCVRIFSKEPKKLLPGEAISFNEVIELQLQDAGQKLFELYIDNKSTIGLFTQHTAEEFNIRLDENKDDQPRDKEFSNITKGIDTKTERIWVAEHEHDDEVGSIALESLGNINPDKLNDWISKLLREKGVDIFRTKGFISYAEESRKIVFQGVHMLFTAEPGSEWGNEPRKNQLVFIGRNLDEDALRTEFQKCLA from the coding sequence ATGAAAGAAAAGCGAAAGGTTCCTGTCACCATACTTACTGGCTACCTTGGGGCAGGGAAAACCACACTTTTAAACAAGATCTTGAGAGAAGAGCACGGCAAAAAAATTGCAGTCATAGAAAACGAATACGGCGAGGTTGGAATTGATCAAGGACTCGTCATTAACGCAGACGAAGAGGTCTTTGAAATGTCTAATGGTTGCATTTGTTGCACGGTAAGAGGTGATCTGATAAGAGTCCTAGGCAATCTAATGAAACGTAGGGACAAATTTGATTACGTTTTAGTTGAAACGACCGGCCTCGCTGACCCAGGGCCGGTAGCACAAACTTTTTTTATGGATGATGAAGTTAGAGATGAATTCACTCTTGATGGAATAGTGACGTTAGTAGATTCTGCACACATTAATCAACAATTGGAACATAGCACTGAAAGTGCAGAGCAGGTCGCCTTCGCGGACGTACTCATACTCAATAAAACTGACTTAGTTTCCAAAAACGAAGTCAATGTACTTGAATCACGCCTTCGAGATATGAACAAAATGGCCCGTATACTGCGTGCAAAAGAAGCCGGGGTCGATGTTGAAGATGTCTTGAATCTTGGTGCATTTGATCTCCAGCAAACATTAGATAGACGTCCGACATTTCTCGAACCTGAATATCCGTTTGAGTGGACCGGAGTATATGAACTTAAGAAAGGAAACTACAGGCTTTATTTTGATGATGGACCTGATCCAACAATGCTAATAACAGCAATAAAATGTGATAGTTCAAATGGAAAAGATCTTGACGAATACGCCGAAGATTGTGTAAGAATATTCTCAAAAGAACCTAAAAAACTTTTACCAGGTGAAGCAATAAGCTTTAACGAGGTTATTGAATTACAATTACAAGATGCTGGTCAAAAGCTCTTTGAATTATATATAGACAATAAATCAACTATAGGTCTCTTCACTCAACATACGGCAGAAGAATTTAATATAAGACTGGATGAAAATAAAGATGATCAGCCCAGAGATAAGGAATTTAGCAATATAACTAAGGGGATCGATACAAAGACCGAAAGAATATGGGTAGCAGAACACGAGCATGACGATGAAGTTGGATCTATTGCCCTAGAAAGCCTTGGCAACATTAATCCAGATAAATTAAACGATTGGATTTCTAAACTTCTCCGAGAAAAAGGAGTAGATATATTTAGAACCAAAGGGTTTATCAGCTACGCTGAAGAATCTAGAAAAATTGTATTTCAAGGGGTCCATATGTTATTTACTGCAGAACCTGGAAGCGAGTGGGGAAACGAGCCCAGGAAGAATCAACTTGTATTCATAGGCCGAAATTTAGACGAGGATGCATTAAGGACTGAGTTTCAAAAATGTCTAGCATGA
- a CDS encoding PQQ-binding-like beta-propeller repeat protein, protein MSSMKRSNSIFQGGWYSEINEYVIACDWALENKNIIAADITGNIYSFDAKTGKLLYMQKDTHNKSLLDLAVNPNGSIYATCGQNGKVDINAASDGSLLSSSSLGNDWIDNIQWTNNGKLLAGSIGKFVHVIDSSGNQLWSSDELTSTVSAIYWSNNSELAIASYGQVIIYDVKTNKVCQRFEWKGSLISLALSPNGEIVACGSQDNSVHFWRRTNGKDAEMTGYPGKPKDIVFDITGKYLATGGSPQVTVWNFKNKGPEGTIPGQLILHNEPISCLSFANSSSLLASGAKDGSIAIWKLDKNGDGEPIDKISINSTPTRLRWKKDDNAFLAASDSGKLFCWDIPSKNGEGFGFKK, encoded by the coding sequence ATGTCTAGCATGAAAAGATCTAACAGCATTTTTCAAGGTGGATGGTACAGTGAAATTAATGAATACGTAATAGCTTGTGACTGGGCACTCGAAAATAAGAATATTATTGCTGCAGATATAACAGGCAATATTTACTCTTTTGATGCAAAAACAGGGAAGTTACTATACATGCAAAAAGACACTCACAACAAATCACTCTTAGATCTAGCAGTAAATCCCAATGGAAGCATATATGCAACTTGTGGCCAAAACGGCAAGGTTGATATTAATGCGGCTTCAGATGGAAGCTTACTAAGTTCAAGCTCATTAGGCAATGATTGGATTGATAATATACAATGGACAAATAACGGAAAATTATTAGCCGGTAGCATTGGAAAGTTCGTACATGTGATTGATTCGTCAGGAAATCAATTATGGAGTTCCGATGAACTGACAAGTACTGTGTCAGCAATTTATTGGTCAAATAATAGCGAATTAGCGATAGCAAGCTACGGCCAAGTGATTATTTATGATGTGAAAACCAATAAAGTTTGTCAAAGATTTGAGTGGAAGGGATCTCTTATATCATTGGCATTGAGCCCAAACGGGGAGATTGTAGCTTGTGGAAGTCAAGACAATTCAGTACATTTTTGGCGACGAACTAATGGTAAAGATGCAGAAATGACTGGTTATCCTGGCAAACCTAAAGATATTGTGTTTGATATTACGGGAAAATATTTAGCTACAGGGGGAAGCCCCCAAGTTACAGTATGGAACTTTAAAAATAAGGGTCCTGAGGGAACAATTCCGGGGCAACTTATACTTCATAATGAGCCGATAAGTTGCCTAAGCTTTGCCAACAGTAGCTCATTATTAGCATCTGGTGCAAAAGATGGGTCAATTGCAATTTGGAAATTAGATAAAAATGGAGATGGTGAGCCCATTGACAAGATATCCATCAACTCGACGCCGACACGACTAAGATGGAAAAAAGATGATAATGCCTTTTTAGCTGCTAGCGACTCGGGGAAATTATTCTGCTGGGATATACCGTCTAAAAATGGAGAAGGATTCGGATTCAAAAAGTAA
- a CDS encoding ABC transporter ATP-binding protein, with the protein MTKSAPSSADSISYKEHESHVEIVNLRKVFPISRPSLFNKKTENYIALEGINLDIKKNTFVSLIGPSGCGKSTLLNLLAGLDDFTSGEIFIEGKPLVGPGPDRGIIFQNYALMPWLTAAGNIEYALETACPELSTSQRREKARYFLNMVGLERSMNKFPKQISGGMKQRVAIARALSINPSMLLMDEPFGALDALTRSYLQEEVLKIWEKNRVTALLITHSIEEALLMSDKIVLMSSGPSANIADIIDVPLPRPRIRNIIEKDSLFIDIKLQLEDHLLRETRAVEESS; encoded by the coding sequence ATGACTAAATCTGCTCCCAGTTCAGCTGATTCCATTTCTTACAAGGAACATGAATCTCATGTTGAAATTGTAAATCTAAGAAAAGTTTTCCCAATTTCTCGACCTTCTCTTTTTAACAAAAAAACTGAGAACTATATTGCTCTTGAAGGTATAAATCTTGATATTAAAAAGAACACTTTTGTCTCTTTGATTGGCCCTTCAGGCTGTGGTAAATCAACGCTTTTGAATCTTTTAGCAGGATTAGATGATTTCACGTCTGGTGAAATTTTCATCGAAGGCAAGCCACTGGTTGGCCCTGGTCCAGACAGAGGCATAATTTTTCAGAACTACGCACTGATGCCCTGGCTTACCGCCGCAGGCAACATCGAATATGCCTTAGAGACGGCCTGTCCAGAACTAAGTACCTCACAGAGGCGTGAAAAAGCCAGATACTTTTTGAATATGGTTGGGTTAGAACGCTCAATGAACAAGTTTCCAAAGCAAATTTCAGGTGGTATGAAGCAGAGAGTTGCTATTGCACGAGCTTTGTCTATTAATCCGTCTATGTTACTTATGGACGAGCCTTTTGGAGCCCTTGATGCCCTTACAAGGTCCTATTTGCAAGAAGAAGTGTTAAAAATATGGGAGAAAAATAGAGTCACAGCTCTTTTAATTACACACAGTATTGAAGAAGCATTATTAATGTCTGACAAAATTGTGCTTATGTCAAGTGGACCATCTGCAAATATTGCAGATATTATAGATGTCCCTTTGCCAAGGCCCAGAATCCGTAATATTATAGAAAAAGATTCTCTCTTCATTGATATCAAACTCCAACTTGAGGATCATCTCCTACGCGAAACAAGAGCAGTTGAGGAGTCTTCTTAG
- the ntrB gene encoding nitrate ABC transporter permease, with protein sequence MSTKSTILRSLLISGSSLLSFCVVWEIIASANLIPNFPGALKTFQELLWWISDPFFDNGPNDLGIGFNLLISLRRVLIGYTLAMVVAIPLGLFVGVSKTVKSSVDPYVQLLKPVSPLAWLPIGLFVFRNSEVTGIFVIFITSIWPTLINTAIGVQSVDSDVLKVAKSLGASKTNTITKVILPAVMPNILAGMRISMGTAWLVIVAAEMLLGTGIGYFIWNEWNNLYVANIFVAIIIIGITGYVLDQIFEILQLRFNYDL encoded by the coding sequence ATGTCTACAAAGTCAACAATCCTGAGATCGTTACTGATCTCAGGATCTAGTCTCCTTTCTTTTTGCGTTGTTTGGGAAATTATAGCCAGTGCCAATTTAATTCCTAATTTTCCAGGGGCTTTAAAGACCTTTCAGGAATTATTATGGTGGATATCAGATCCATTTTTTGATAACGGTCCTAACGATTTAGGTATTGGTTTTAATTTACTTATAAGCTTAAGAAGAGTTCTAATTGGTTACACACTTGCAATGGTTGTTGCAATTCCACTCGGTCTCTTTGTTGGTGTTTCCAAAACCGTTAAGTCTTCTGTTGATCCTTATGTACAACTACTGAAACCGGTCTCACCGCTTGCCTGGCTGCCCATTGGCTTATTCGTATTTAGAAATTCAGAAGTTACCGGTATTTTTGTCATTTTTATTACAAGCATCTGGCCGACTTTAATTAATACCGCAATTGGTGTTCAATCTGTAGATTCTGATGTCTTAAAAGTTGCAAAGTCATTAGGTGCTTCCAAAACTAATACCATTACCAAAGTCATCTTACCTGCAGTAATGCCAAATATTTTAGCTGGGATGAGAATTTCAATGGGTACAGCATGGCTTGTAATAGTTGCTGCTGAAATGCTTCTAGGCACGGGTATCGGATATTTTATATGGAATGAATGGAACAATTTATATGTAGCTAACATATTTGTAGCAATTATAATCATAGGTATAACTGGTTATGTACTGGATCAAATCTTTGAGATTTTGCAACTTCGATTCAATTACGATTTATGA
- a CDS encoding ABC transporter substrate-binding protein, which produces MDDFYKMGLIKADAVEVAEAVSSAELREILFYKNASQGDPAKEKLLRALAEEAGGLDQAMAAAFGPQAGEFFASIHSSSPFGRRSFLKGLAAGAAMITIANSAGLDTQDAHAAGHAGGKLEKTNLKIGFIPITCATPIIMSEPMGFYKSNGLKCKVVKMPSWGAVRDSAIAGELDAYHMLAPMPISMTLGLGTSPFSVKLASIENINGQAITVANRHKDKVKSAADMKGFVFGVPFPYSMHNLLLRYYLAKGGVDPDKDVQIRPVPPPDSVAQMVAGDIDAYLMPDPFNQRAVFEGVGFIHLLTKDLWVGHPCCAFAAGEPWINKHPNTFKAINKSIIEAANYATNPTNRSEIAKYISGRAFLNQPTKVVEAVLTGKFDDGLGNKKNVPDRIDFKPYPWQSFSHWIQSQLVRWDLGGAADAIKAGDFNANSAAIFLTNEAQSLERELGFNPPSRSFKTEKLAYDSFDPTDPLGYVSKQIDRDGV; this is translated from the coding sequence ATGGATGATTTTTATAAAATGGGTTTGATTAAAGCCGATGCTGTAGAAGTCGCTGAGGCTGTTTCATCAGCGGAGCTTAGAGAAATTCTTTTTTATAAGAACGCTTCTCAAGGTGATCCTGCCAAGGAAAAGCTTTTGCGGGCACTAGCTGAAGAAGCCGGTGGATTAGACCAAGCGATGGCAGCAGCTTTTGGTCCTCAAGCAGGTGAATTCTTCGCCTCTATTCACTCTAGTTCCCCTTTTGGAAGAAGGTCATTTCTCAAAGGATTGGCTGCTGGTGCGGCCATGATAACAATTGCCAATAGTGCAGGATTAGATACTCAAGATGCTCATGCAGCAGGTCATGCCGGCGGTAAATTAGAGAAAACTAACTTGAAGATTGGATTCATTCCAATTACATGTGCAACACCGATAATCATGTCAGAACCTATGGGTTTTTATAAATCTAATGGGTTGAAATGTAAGGTTGTGAAAATGCCAAGTTGGGGAGCTGTTCGCGATTCGGCCATTGCAGGTGAGCTTGATGCTTATCACATGCTCGCACCAATGCCTATCTCTATGACTTTGGGATTGGGAACTTCTCCATTCAGCGTCAAACTAGCCAGTATTGAAAATATCAACGGACAAGCAATAACTGTAGCTAATCGCCACAAGGATAAAGTTAAATCTGCCGCAGACATGAAAGGCTTTGTATTCGGAGTACCATTCCCATACTCGATGCATAATTTACTACTTAGATATTACCTCGCTAAGGGTGGAGTTGATCCTGACAAGGATGTACAAATTCGCCCTGTACCACCACCGGACAGTGTTGCCCAGATGGTTGCAGGTGATATCGATGCATATTTGATGCCTGATCCATTTAATCAGAGAGCTGTGTTTGAAGGTGTTGGTTTTATTCACCTTCTAACTAAGGATCTCTGGGTTGGTCATCCATGCTGCGCTTTCGCTGCGGGAGAACCCTGGATTAATAAGCATCCAAATACTTTTAAAGCCATCAATAAATCTATTATTGAAGCTGCGAATTATGCAACAAATCCTACTAACAGATCTGAAATTGCGAAATACATTTCTGGCCGCGCCTTTCTAAACCAACCGACTAAAGTCGTTGAAGCTGTTTTGACAGGCAAGTTCGATGACGGCTTGGGCAATAAGAAAAATGTCCCTGACAGAATAGATTTTAAACCTTATCCTTGGCAGAGCTTTTCACATTGGATTCAGTCTCAACTTGTACGATGGGACCTTGGAGGAGCTGCTGACGCAATTAAAGCTGGTGACTTTAATGCTAATAGTGCCGCAATATTCCTAACAAATGAAGCTCAATCTTTGGAGAGGGAGTTGGGGTTCAATCCTCCCTCCCGTTCGTTCAAGACTGAGAAGCTTGCATACGACAGTTTTGACCCTACTGATCCGTTGGGCTATGTCAGCAAACAAATTGATAGGGACGGTGTATAG
- a CDS encoding twin-arginine translocase TatA/TatE family subunit, with protein sequence MSFFGLGFPELLIICLISFLLVLGPNSLPKVGKYLAKYLGGFRSASDEFKKEIDVVVLEDKDPNEDTL encoded by the coding sequence ATGAGCTTTTTTGGATTAGGTTTTCCTGAGCTACTAATTATATGCCTTATTTCTTTTTTATTAGTCTTAGGGCCTAATAGTTTGCCCAAAGTTGGAAAATATTTGGCTAAATATTTGGGCGGTTTTAGATCCGCCTCTGATGAATTTAAGAAAGAAATTGATGTAGTTGTCTTGGAGGACAAAGATCCTAATGAAGATACCCTTTAA
- a CDS encoding HEAT repeat domain-containing protein, whose amino-acid sequence MKDTESDLWERLGNSRKVPLDPCWLENVYSPNLATDLRLALCEKMGMLADRGWPIIEHLLQRYGDMPDLVMAAGLCHQIEAREWLLELLKRSNYNEKLQLTAVQSLGCWGAEVPEAIVTHCLHHPGQNFRLAGLQLLEFRSHLLTDHQLLDYCNEALNDFRDSVVIAAIRIIQRRDSKEICKQLFCLCQEDSHEVAFTALRALSCIASENSKRYLLKLSKTLKSESRRLLAQKKLNEQFRS is encoded by the coding sequence ATGAAGGATACTGAATCAGATCTGTGGGAGAGACTCGGCAATTCACGTAAGGTTCCCTTGGATCCTTGTTGGTTAGAAAATGTCTATTCGCCCAACCTTGCTACTGATCTGCGGCTAGCTCTCTGTGAAAAAATGGGTATGCTTGCAGATCGTGGCTGGCCTATTATTGAACATTTACTGCAACGCTATGGCGACATGCCTGATTTGGTGATGGCCGCAGGACTCTGCCATCAAATTGAGGCCCGTGAATGGTTACTGGAATTGCTCAAGCGCAGCAATTATAATGAAAAACTTCAACTAACTGCAGTTCAATCGCTTGGTTGTTGGGGTGCTGAAGTTCCCGAAGCAATCGTCACTCATTGCTTACATCATCCTGGTCAAAATTTTCGACTCGCTGGTCTTCAATTGCTGGAATTTCGCTCACACCTTCTAACAGATCACCAACTCTTGGATTACTGTAATGAAGCACTCAACGATTTTCGGGATTCAGTTGTTATTGCAGCAATCCGTATAATTCAGCGTCGTGACAGTAAAGAAATCTGCAAACAATTATTTTGTTTGTGTCAAGAAGACTCTCACGAAGTCGCATTTACCGCACTCCGTGCTCTTAGCTGTATAGCATCCGAAAATAGCAAAAGATATCTACTGAAACTTAGTAAAACCCTAAAAAGTGAATCAAGACGATTATTAGCCCAAAAAAAACTTAACGAACAGTTTAGATCTTAA
- the cynS gene encoding cyanase: MSLTATLMAAKKAKGMSFADLEAAIGLDEVWVASLFYGQATASKEEAEKLAGLLSLDAETTAALQEYPTKGSLEPVIPTDPLIYRFYEIMQVYGMPLKDVIQEHFGDGIMSAIDFTIDVDKVVDPKGDRVKIVMCGKFLPYKKW, encoded by the coding sequence ATGTCTTTAACAGCCACGTTGATGGCCGCCAAAAAGGCCAAAGGTATGAGTTTTGCTGATCTCGAGGCGGCTATTGGTCTCGATGAGGTTTGGGTTGCATCTTTGTTCTATGGCCAAGCGACGGCCTCGAAGGAGGAGGCCGAGAAACTTGCTGGTTTGTTATCCCTTGATGCAGAAACAACAGCGGCACTGCAGGAGTACCCAACCAAGGGAAGCCTTGAGCCAGTGATTCCCACTGATCCTTTGATTTATCGTTTTTACGAGATCATGCAGGTGTATGGCATGCCTCTGAAAGATGTAATTCAGGAGCATTTCGGAGATGGAATTATGAGTGCTATTGATTTCACTATAGATGTCGATAAAGTTGTGGACCCTAAAGGTGATCGTGTCAAAATTGTAATGTGTGGTAAGTTTTTACCCTACAAGAAATGGTAA
- a CDS encoding cyanate hydratase, with the protein MVQLFRESSSLLFSQQLQAKPAINLALERLYYADGRHNPDHPRHGSFDGLNVLPQS; encoded by the coding sequence ATGGTTCAGCTCTTTCGGGAAAGCTCGTCGTTGTTGTTCAGCCAACAATTGCAAGCAAAACCGGCCATCAACCTCGCCCTCGAGCGTCTGTACTACGCCGATGGTCGTCACAACCCCGACCATCCCCGGCACGGCAGCTTCGATGGACTGAATGTCCTGCCACAAAGCTAG
- a CDS encoding anthranilate phosphoribosyltransferase family protein, producing MTSAIVNGRERFKQHLRKVGSGEHTSKGMSREEAADALHLMLDGVASPAQIGAFLIAHRIRRPEPQELTGMLDTYRRLGPVLTSAEGQRPPLCFGMPFDGRTRTAPIYPLTTLVLLACGQPVVLQGGDRMPIKYGVTAIDLFRILGLDLAGLSIATVQDGFEQTGFALIHQPDHFAIAESLIGYREELGKRPPVASLELLWTPHQGNHLLVSGFVHPPTESRAWEALKLAGETDLLTVKGLEGGTDLPIGRACITARVQQGQAERLILHPRDHGCHAADVEWSDEAAWTEQALAALDNRGPLLDALRWNAGAYLWFSGHSDSLESGLQTADGVLKTGQALQCLDQLRSWRSHLSIR from the coding sequence GTGACCAGCGCCATCGTCAACGGTCGGGAACGCTTCAAGCAGCACCTGCGCAAAGTTGGCAGTGGTGAGCACACCAGCAAGGGGATGAGCAGGGAGGAGGCTGCCGATGCGCTCCATCTCATGCTCGATGGGGTGGCATCCCCAGCTCAAATCGGAGCCTTCCTGATCGCCCATCGCATCCGCCGGCCGGAGCCTCAGGAACTCACCGGCATGCTCGATACCTACCGCAGACTTGGTCCTGTGCTGACCAGTGCAGAGGGTCAGCGGCCGCCTCTCTGTTTCGGCATGCCCTTTGACGGTCGCACACGCACGGCCCCTATCTACCCACTCACCACGCTGGTGCTGCTCGCCTGCGGTCAGCCCGTGGTGCTGCAAGGGGGGGATCGCATGCCGATCAAATACGGCGTCACCGCAATTGATCTGTTCCGAATACTGGGCCTTGACCTGGCGGGTCTCTCCATAGCCACTGTCCAAGACGGCTTCGAGCAGACCGGGTTTGCACTGATCCACCAGCCCGACCATTTCGCCATCGCCGAAAGCCTGATCGGTTACCGCGAGGAACTGGGCAAACGTCCTCCAGTGGCCAGTCTTGAACTGCTGTGGACACCCCATCAAGGCAACCACCTGCTGGTGAGTGGTTTCGTTCATCCCCCCACGGAAAGCCGTGCCTGGGAGGCCCTCAAGCTGGCCGGCGAAACCGATCTGCTCACGGTGAAGGGTCTGGAAGGTGGCACCGATCTCCCCATCGGTCGGGCCTGCATCACCGCAAGGGTTCAGCAGGGCCAGGCCGAACGGCTGATTCTTCACCCTCGAGACCATGGCTGCCATGCAGCAGATGTGGAGTGGAGCGATGAAGCGGCCTGGACTGAACAGGCCCTTGCGGCACTCGACAACCGTGGCCCCCTCCTGGATGCCCTGCGCTGGAATGCCGGGGCTTACCTCTGGTTCAGCGGCCACAGCGACAGCCTTGAATCAGGCCTGCAAACGGCTGATGGCGTGCTGAAAACAGGCCAAGCCCTGCAATGCCTCGATCAGCTGCGGTCCTGGAGAAGCCATTTATCCATCCGATAG
- a CDS encoding GNAT family N-acetyltransferase has translation MPLRPIGSADHPLLREIYADAIESQAPGLYSSDQVRAWAALAWLPGILDRTFLEGQGWISGHDAAFAIREPRDRLSLLYCRGRACRQGHGRALLDQIEADARHEGVERLRTEASQLSRPLLERCGWRVQAPETISIGGVPFERYRMDKWLLQDRS, from the coding sequence ATGCCACTCCGCCCGATCGGGTCCGCTGATCACCCCCTGCTGCGGGAGATCTATGCGGATGCCATCGAGAGTCAGGCTCCGGGGCTCTATTCCTCAGACCAGGTCCGCGCCTGGGCGGCTCTGGCCTGGTTGCCCGGGATCCTGGATCGCACCTTCCTGGAGGGGCAGGGGTGGATCAGTGGCCACGACGCTGCCTTTGCCATCCGTGAACCAAGGGATCGCTTGTCATTGCTTTATTGCCGAGGACGGGCTTGCCGCCAGGGCCATGGCCGCGCCTTGCTGGACCAGATTGAGGCCGATGCCCGCCATGAGGGTGTGGAGCGGTTGCGCACCGAAGCGAGTCAGTTAAGTCGCCCGTTGCTGGAACGCTGCGGTTGGCGTGTGCAGGCTCCAGAAACCATCAGCATTGGAGGCGTTCCGTTCGAGCGCTATCGGATGGATAAATGGCTTCTCCAGGACCGCAGCTGA
- a CDS encoding MFS transporter codes for MPSACGNVSLLQPPVALQRPRIPTLLSAFLTLLNDRLSESIFLPLLPFLLADFSSSGSTVGLLSGTYALSQFAVAPLIGALSDRFGRKPVISICVGGSVVGMGLFATTLTVPWQQIWPGAAAAGVPLALLFTARIIDGISGGTSATATAVLADVTTSENRAKAFGLIGVAFGLGFALGPGLGGVLGEMNRILPAWGATGFAVVNLVMVSLLLPETHPLEARKPLPRKRALNPVSLLQRVFARPDVRRLALAFFGFFMAFNGFTTVLVIYLRNAFNWTEGMAGAAFALVGVIAMVVQGGLIGPLVKRFGELRLTLAGLGLLSVGCLMVPLAKEETSMPVIYSAVALLALGTGLVTPCLRALVSKRLTRDGQGAALGGLQGLQSLGTFLGASAAGFSYDRLGQTSPFWIGALVLFGVAGLVAGAPRSPTVETRI; via the coding sequence ATGCCATCGGCCTGTGGGAATGTGAGTCTCCTTCAACCGCCGGTCGCCTTGCAGCGCCCCCGTATCCCCACCCTGCTCAGCGCGTTTCTGACGCTGCTGAACGATCGACTGAGCGAGAGCATTTTTTTACCGCTGTTGCCCTTTCTGCTGGCGGACTTCAGCAGCAGCGGCAGCACCGTCGGTCTGCTGTCGGGGACTTACGCCCTCTCTCAATTCGCTGTGGCGCCACTGATCGGTGCCCTCAGTGATCGCTTCGGCCGCAAACCGGTAATCAGCATCTGTGTGGGTGGCTCCGTCGTCGGCATGGGACTGTTCGCCACCACCCTGACGGTGCCCTGGCAGCAGATCTGGCCCGGAGCTGCCGCAGCAGGCGTCCCCCTGGCCCTGCTGTTCACAGCCCGGATCATCGATGGCATCAGCGGCGGCACGTCCGCCACCGCCACCGCCGTGCTGGCGGACGTCACAACCTCGGAGAACCGTGCCAAAGCTTTTGGACTGATCGGTGTTGCCTTCGGCCTGGGCTTTGCCCTTGGACCAGGCCTCGGTGGTGTGCTCGGCGAAATGAACCGCATCCTCCCCGCCTGGGGAGCCACCGGGTTTGCCGTCGTGAACCTGGTGATGGTGAGTCTGTTGCTGCCGGAAACCCATCCCCTTGAGGCCCGTAAACCTCTGCCGCGCAAGCGAGCCCTCAACCCTGTGTCGCTGCTTCAGCGAGTGTTTGCCCGTCCGGATGTGCGGCGTCTGGCCCTGGCCTTCTTCGGCTTCTTCATGGCCTTCAACGGCTTCACCACCGTTCTTGTGATCTATCTCCGCAACGCCTTCAACTGGACGGAAGGGATGGCGGGAGCCGCCTTTGCCCTGGTGGGCGTGATCGCCATGGTGGTGCAGGGAGGACTGATAGGCCCGCTGGTGAAGCGATTCGGCGAACTCCGTCTCACCCTGGCGGGTCTGGGACTGCTCAGCGTGGGTTGCCTGATGGTGCCTCTCGCCAAGGAAGAGACGTCGATGCCGGTCATTTACAGCGCCGTCGCCCTGCTGGCGCTGGGCACCGGCCTGGTCACGCCTTGTCTGCGGGCGCTGGTCTCGAAACGACTGACGCGGGATGGTCAGGGAGCAGCCCTGGGAGGACTGCAGGGACTCCAGAGTCTCGGCACCTTTCTGGGGGCATCCGCTGCAGGATTCAGCTACGACCGTCTGGGACAGACGAGTCCTTTCTGGATCGGTGCTCTGGTGCTGTTCGGCGTTGCTGGTCTGGTGGCTGGTGCCCCGCGTTCACCCACGGTGGAAACACGAATCTGA